The following proteins are encoded in a genomic region of Oryctolagus cuniculus chromosome 6, mOryCun1.1, whole genome shotgun sequence:
- the SNX24 gene encoding sorting nexin-24 isoform X2 produces the protein MSSPVHTPPHCHGVTRPFFTAEYYSAERGAHAVVSTHPDAELRHGRSQRCGTGAGAANPGASAGLLRKAGFPQAAAAASDSGLQAPPPAAPGTPRRGPRRAPACGPRGGRAQPRTPRAPEREAGRSGRGRSGGRSSREPARPRPPSAGRLAGPWRSTSRPFATRRATWSGATR, from the coding sequence ATGTCGTCTCCCGTGCACACACCCCCGCACTGCCACGGTGTAACGCGGCCCTTCTTCACGGCTGAGTACTACTCCGCAGAACGGGGGGCGCACGCCGTGGTCTCCACGCACCCGGACGCGGAGCTCCGTCACGGCAGGAGCCAGCGGTGCGGGACGGGAGCGGGCGCGGCCAATCCCGGGGCGTCCGCGGGGCTCCTCCGCAAGGCCGGCTTCCCgcaggccgccgccgccgcctcggacTCGGGGCTGCAGGCCCCGCCTCCCGCGGCCCCCGGCACGCCCAGGCGCGGCCCGCGGCGCGCTCCGGCGTGCGGACCCCGCGGCGGCCGCGCGCAGCCTCGGACCCCGCGGGCGCCGGAGCGGGAGGCGGGGCGGTCGGGCCGGGGGCGGAGCGGCGGCCGCAGCAGCCGAGAGccagcccggccccgcccgccgTCGGCCGGCCGGCTGGCTGGGCCATGGAGGTCTACATCCCGTCCTTTCGCTACGAGGAGAGCGACCTGGAGCGGGGCTACACG